The following proteins are encoded in a genomic region of Athene noctua chromosome 9, bAthNoc1.hap1.1, whole genome shotgun sequence:
- the LOC141963910 gene encoding LOW QUALITY PROTEIN: uncharacterized protein LOC141963910 (The sequence of the model RefSeq protein was modified relative to this genomic sequence to represent the inferred CDS: substituted 1 base at 1 genomic stop codon), translating into MSPLYQEKGKGMCCDDAPSEAEGIDILYDLLEAHRSHPSIQGRDWAKNHWFQPQSVVDRIRVLQKEAKVRKGKGKAIICAVLGASLAAAMEEKKEKYSQTDTLIDSLQAVIQTLQNQLRDTKGLLEEERDQNRILKDELREYILAEADTHAEAEVKLLEKGIRQIYPQGDLQKAKETLESHPHMYPLVKTEYLYEDDSDNRPQVITKEVPFTSTELAKLKKDFSRTAKESETEXVWRVSLSGGDGILLSEKEAEGYWGPGAFLTTGDCRAPWSLTQRIAYWAGGLNPLERGDPLAITGTVDQLVESVQKAACLQIMYDRELKPNQGSPMMMPVDPERMTPLIRGLPDSLKPIAIQLQGKIQNTPNGERITAALEGIVTPDHQQQRKKTWTWGDVAQESINFGRKYGPVGGLSQRTETRVVRAAEQISGRQSSMRKGQGFGSPRFQNPGEDRSLTRLGLWQLGLQKGIPRKLMDGLTTQKLEQLVEGWPEQKVTSKPTPSAPPLIDLGEEPTGEKEIKMPGSKKGLQHALGLLVFWRKHIPDFSIIARPLYDLLRKTAQWEWTPVHDEALQLLVFEATAYQALGPIIRQIQFKLNGDSPEWTVHSLMAKGSRGSC; encoded by the exons atgtcccctttgtatcaggaaaagggaaaaggaatgtgctgtgatgatgcgccctcagaggctgaaggaatagatatattatatgatcttttggaggcacacagatcccatccctcaattcaggggcgagactgggcgaaaaaccactggttccaaccacagagtgtggtggatcggataagggtattgcagaaggaagctaaggttagaaaggggaaaggaaaagctatcatttgtgcagtgctaggagcgagtctggcagctgcaatggaagagaaaaaggagaagtatagccaaactgacactttgatagactcgctgcaggcggtcatacagaccctgcaaaaccaattgagagatactaaagggttgttagaggaggaaagggatcaaaatagaatattgaaagatgaattgagagaatacattttggcagaggcagatacccatgccgaggcagaagtgaaacttctggagaaagggatacgtcaaatctatccccaaggagatttgcagaaggcaaaagaaactctagaaagtcacccccacatgtatccactggttaaaacagaatatctatatgaggacgatagtgataaccgtcctcaggttatcaccaaagaagtcccatttacatcaactgaattggcaaaactgaagaaagatttttcaaggactgcaaaagaatcagagacagagtaggtgtggagagtgtctctgtcaggaggggatggaattctactgtctgagaaagaagcagaaggatattggggtccgggtgcgtttctaaccactggcgacTGCCGAGCCCCATGGTCTCTGACTCAGAGAATTGCATActgggccggagggctgaaccccttggagaggggagatccccttgccataacaggtacggtggatcaactagtggaaagtgtacagaaggcagcctgtctgcagataatgtatgatcgggagctcaagcccaaccaaggctctccgatgatgatgcctgtggacccagagaggatgactcctctgatacgaggactccctgactccctgaaacccattgctattcaattgcaagggaagattcaaaacactcctaatggagaaagaataacggccgctctggaggggatagtgacccctgaccaccaacagcaaaggaagaaaacatggacatggggagatgtagctCAGGAATCgattaattttgggagaaaatatggtcctgttggtggactgtctcaaagaactgaaaccagggttgtgcgggctgcagagcaaattagtgggcgACAGTCatcaatgaggaagggacaaggcttcggatcaccccgatttcagaatcctggggAAGATAGGTCCCTAACTCGACTGGGATTGTGGCAattagggcttcagaaaggcattcctcggaaattgatggatggactcacgactcaaaaattagagcaacttgtggaggGATGGCccgagcaaaaggtcacttccaaaccaacccctagtgctccacccttaatagaccttggggaggagccaactggagaaaaggag ATCAAGATGCCAGGGTCAAAGAAAGGCTTGCAACACGCACTaggattgcttgtgttttggaggaaacacattcCTGACTTTTCGATTATTGCTAGGCCTTTGTATGACTTATTGAGAAAGACAGCTCAGTGGGAATGGACTCCGGTCCATGACGAGGCTTTACAACTACTGGTGTTTGAAGCGACTGCCTATCAAGCCCTGGGTCCAATCATCCGACAGATCCAGTTCAAATTGAATGGGGATTCGCCAGAGTGGACTGTCCATTCACTTATGGCAAAAGGGTCCAGAGGGTCCTGTTAG